A section of the Zavarzinella sp. genome encodes:
- a CDS encoding sigma-70 family RNA polymerase sigma factor — MVDKLDSEHDFLQKNVHLAVQGDAGALNSLLTHYHDRLWRMIVVRLDARLKGRLDADDVIQEAFLEIAQRIREFKEDVHFYIWIRFITLQRLQMLHRHHLGAQMRDARMEQQPKAHMAGTESMADIFLGHLTSPSQAVIRRELTAQLHQILAEMEPLDREVLALRHFEELSNVETAAVLEISPDAASKRHLRALKKLKDVFRRIQDESQSG, encoded by the coding sequence ATGGTCGATAAACTGGATTCAGAACACGATTTTTTGCAAAAAAACGTCCATCTAGCGGTACAAGGCGATGCTGGTGCCTTGAATTCGCTGTTGACGCACTACCACGATCGCCTCTGGCGTATGATCGTGGTGCGGCTTGATGCACGGCTGAAAGGCAGACTCGATGCTGACGATGTGATTCAGGAAGCCTTTCTGGAAATCGCTCAACGCATCCGCGAATTCAAAGAAGATGTTCATTTTTACATTTGGATCCGTTTTATCACTTTGCAGCGTCTGCAAATGCTGCATCGGCACCATCTGGGGGCACAGATGCGCGATGCCCGCATGGAGCAGCAACCCAAAGCTCACATGGCAGGCACAGAATCGATGGCAGATATCTTTCTGGGCCACCTGACATCACCCAGCCAGGCGGTGATTCGCCGGGAATTAACGGCCCAACTTCACCAGATTCTCGCCGAAATGGAACCTCTGGACCGAGAGGTGCTTGCCCTGCGGCATTTCGAAGAATTGTCCAATGTTGAAACGGCTGCAGTATTAGAAATATCGCCGGATGCGGCCAGCAAACGCCATCTGCGGGCATTGAAAAAGCTCAAAGATGTTTTTCGCCGCATCCAGGATGAAAGCCAGAGTGGATAA
- a CDS encoding Dps family protein produces MATANPVVEPLTKLLASTYTLYVKTHNYHWNVTGPMFTTLHTLFETQYTEYALAVDEIAERIRTLGAYAPGSFAEFGKLSVVKEETGRPKATEMITTLVADQEAVVQAARDVIASAEKVHDQASADLGTRRSEVHQKNAWMLRSHLD; encoded by the coding sequence ATGGCTACTGCCAATCCTGTCGTCGAACCGTTAACGAAGTTACTCGCATCAACTTATACGCTTTATGTGAAGACCCATAACTACCATTGGAATGTGACCGGTCCGATGTTCACCACGTTGCATACACTGTTTGAAACCCAATACACCGAATACGCACTGGCAGTGGATGAAATTGCCGAAAGGATCCGCACGCTGGGTGCCTATGCACCGGGTAGCTTTGCCGAGTTTGGCAAGTTGAGTGTGGTAAAAGAGGAAACGGGTCGCCCGAAAGCCACAGAAATGATCACCACACTCGTGGCAGATCAGGAAGCGGTGGTGCAGGCGGCACGCGATGTGATTGCTTCTGCCGAGAAAGTCCACGATCAGGCTTCAGCCGATCTGGGAACCCGCCGATCGGAAGTGCACCAGAAAAATGCCTGGATGCTCCGCAGCCACCTGGACTAA
- a CDS encoding ATP-binding protein, translating into MKIPSPKFLKHPIAIVSIVLMVLTFGLTLHMRLRLGEMNRIQENGIASVRAATDLELAAIEIRLQLDRYLISGDQKMLDGVPELESKLQNSIVQMQRYAETPHEQELLTQIQAGFNNFCDEYHEVIDLFHNRAAYLKILTMIDAQLNNEVLKPVQECLMFKHQSLESLGESNKKFSNTMTLFLSIIAICSLLGGISGGYFLGRMKHAIRSTHKRLIRTAKILNRFANGKQDAMASQDGLSTMPGNADALKKMERTLAIVLKKLKKTERDALKAEKLAYVGQMAAGIAHEIRNPLMSIKLIVQNAADPNQRGTLSSRDLRVLEEEILRMEHIINTFLNFARPPRMEYSQVALAPLLKQTLEGISARAKKQNVRLGLSLNPEDIVFAADPRQLQQVLYNLFYNALDVQPAGGRIAVSARMERENNPDDAWLLITVADQGPGIDTSLGIKIFDAFVSNKRAGMGLGLSICKRIVESHGGRIDAMNKRKGGAVFYIHLPIQKPKWIEAIIRNDVPQEAVLA; encoded by the coding sequence ATGAAGATTCCTTCACCAAAATTCCTGAAGCACCCGATTGCGATTGTCAGTATTGTGCTGATGGTGCTGACTTTTGGCCTGACGCTCCACATGCGGTTGCGATTAGGTGAAATGAACCGAATTCAGGAAAACGGCATTGCCAGCGTACGTGCGGCCACTGATCTGGAACTGGCGGCAATCGAAATCCGCCTGCAACTGGATCGCTACCTCATTTCTGGCGACCAGAAAATGCTGGACGGGGTGCCTGAACTGGAAAGTAAGTTACAGAATTCAATTGTTCAGATGCAACGGTACGCAGAAACCCCTCACGAACAGGAATTATTGACCCAGATTCAGGCTGGCTTTAACAATTTTTGCGATGAATACCACGAAGTAATCGATTTATTCCATAATCGTGCTGCTTATCTGAAAATTCTGACCATGATTGATGCCCAACTGAATAACGAAGTGCTCAAACCAGTGCAGGAATGCTTAATGTTCAAGCACCAATCCCTGGAGAGCCTGGGGGAGTCAAATAAAAAATTCTCCAACACAATGACGCTTTTTCTCAGCATTATTGCAATATGCTCGCTGCTGGGAGGAATATCAGGTGGGTATTTTCTGGGTCGAATGAAGCACGCAATCCGCAGCACCCACAAACGGCTGATTCGGACCGCCAAAATACTGAATCGGTTCGCAAACGGAAAACAGGATGCCATGGCATCGCAGGATGGGCTTTCAACGATGCCCGGCAATGCCGATGCGTTAAAGAAAATGGAACGCACGCTCGCAATCGTGCTGAAAAAACTGAAAAAAACCGAACGAGATGCACTGAAGGCAGAAAAGCTGGCCTACGTTGGGCAGATGGCCGCTGGCATTGCCCACGAAATTCGCAATCCGTTGATGTCAATCAAGCTGATTGTGCAGAATGCCGCCGATCCCAACCAACGTGGGACGTTGTCTTCCCGCGATCTGCGGGTGTTGGAAGAAGAGATACTACGGATGGAGCACATCATCAACACGTTTTTGAATTTTGCCCGCCCACCCAGGATGGAATACAGTCAGGTGGCGTTGGCCCCACTGTTGAAACAAACGTTAGAAGGGATCAGTGCCCGCGCCAAAAAGCAGAATGTGCGACTGGGACTCAGCCTGAATCCGGAAGATATTGTCTTTGCTGCAGACCCGCGCCAGTTGCAGCAGGTGCTGTACAACCTGTTTTACAATGCACTGGATGTACAGCCTGCTGGTGGGCGAATTGCTGTCAGTGCACGCATGGAACGGGAAAATAATCCTGATGATGCCTGGCTACTGATTACGGTCGCAGATCAGGGGCCTGGAATCGATACCAGCCTGGGGATCAAGATTTTTGATGCCTTTGTTTCGAATAAACGGGCTGGCATGGGGCTGGGTCTGTCAATCTGCAAACGCATCGTCGAATCCCACGGTGGGAGAATCGATGCCATGAATAAACGGAAAGGTGGGGCAGTGTTTTACATTCATCTGCCGATTCAAAAGCCAAAATGGATTGAAGCAATCATTCGAAATGACGTTCCACAGGAAGCAGTTCTCGCATGA
- a CDS encoding serine/threonine-protein kinase, translating into MTTDRTSLDDVVEEFAREFRTGRRPAIETYLQKYPELAEDLPDMLSAVVMMEQAKPRRESGGKAPEKHFFQLERLGEYRIVRELGRGGMGIVYEAEQETLGRRVAIKILSPHLASRKKLQVRFQREAQSAAKLHHTNIVPVYGVGECEGRCFYVMQLIEGTGLDHILRKFHAQSRQVTSQTNFQKQDQISLTAPLEGHSLSSTDFELPATQAGSASTAVNQTTELVPNLPQIPQVNTPQYFRFVAELGKQVASALAYAHSKGILHRDIKPSNLMLDPQLNVWITDFGLARAISDSNLTETGDIIGTLKYMPPERFQGSSTPQGDVYSLGITLYELATQQMAFPDTNPQQMLKLITQKQPDRPRKRNSLIPKDLETIILKAIALDPKERYADSASLEEDLDRFLDDRTILARRTTSWEQARRWCKRNPVMFGLIATALLLMATTTIVSFGAYRRTANAKEEVASALALREKSNQQLQRTLQETRELRDQAEASSRDAFEVLNRIYERLAPNRVYNSTELLLDDSDEDTITLPTQPFLSKELVPFMEEILVFYEGSAQRGAKYPQLRLQSAEASQRIGDIRQRMGEEAVAVPAYVRALEIYEEEFIKNPHQVDLGLKMARTWNELGVTYRILAEIESMLKAHSEAEKLLVSLADDAHQRPEYLFELARTYFFLAQRGIPGRTSSSVSERFLGFGPPHGGPMGSPRGPGPGGPGGPGRKPPFGGGFGKDRGPGGKPSEPPPQPLDDNYLKKAITLLEDLREKYPTVPDYQHLLACCYREQPPSFRSRTNDNQRKAVELLQVLAKNHPDVSDYQFDLSETLARVDSAQILFEGFRGDNRKRDQLTEALNISTKLYQNYPGVPKYAALHAQNLNKVGMLRLGTDKSTTAAEKMIHDALTIQTKLTEQNPTIAANQFWLQMIENSYVMVLSKQKKWPEAKAILENGIAKAEKESESAQEANRWLLSRQYFTLGTVMIASGDKEGAATAFRKATELSPFGKRPDDRRPTEKKNPPPKK; encoded by the coding sequence ATGACGACTGATCGCACCAGCCTGGATGATGTGGTAGAAGAATTTGCACGCGAATTCCGCACCGGTCGTCGACCCGCCATTGAGACGTATCTTCAGAAATATCCTGAACTTGCGGAAGATTTGCCCGACATGCTTTCAGCCGTGGTAATGATGGAACAGGCCAAACCACGTCGGGAATCAGGTGGGAAGGCACCAGAGAAGCATTTTTTTCAATTAGAACGCTTAGGCGAATATCGGATTGTTCGCGAACTCGGTCGTGGGGGAATGGGAATCGTCTACGAAGCCGAGCAGGAAACGCTTGGCCGGCGTGTAGCAATCAAAATCCTTTCTCCCCACCTGGCATCTCGGAAGAAGTTGCAGGTCCGTTTTCAACGGGAAGCTCAGTCTGCGGCAAAGTTGCACCATACCAATATCGTGCCAGTCTATGGCGTGGGGGAATGCGAAGGTCGTTGTTTCTATGTGATGCAATTAATCGAAGGGACGGGCCTCGATCACATTCTGCGAAAATTTCACGCTCAATCACGGCAAGTCACCAGTCAGACGAACTTTCAAAAACAGGATCAGATTTCGCTTACCGCCCCACTGGAAGGGCATTCGCTGTCTTCAACGGATTTCGAGCTACCTGCAACGCAGGCGGGTTCCGCTTCCACTGCGGTTAATCAGACCACAGAATTGGTGCCAAACCTGCCACAAATTCCGCAAGTCAATACGCCACAATACTTTCGGTTCGTTGCAGAGTTGGGAAAACAGGTTGCCTCCGCACTGGCATACGCCCACAGTAAAGGGATTTTGCACCGCGATATCAAGCCTTCCAATTTAATGCTCGACCCACAACTGAATGTCTGGATTACTGATTTTGGGCTGGCGAGAGCCATTAGCGACAGCAACCTGACAGAAACTGGCGACATTATTGGCACATTGAAGTACATGCCGCCAGAACGATTCCAAGGAAGTTCCACACCACAAGGTGATGTGTACAGTCTGGGTATTACTTTGTATGAGCTCGCCACCCAGCAGATGGCCTTTCCGGATACCAATCCGCAGCAGATGCTGAAGCTGATTACTCAGAAGCAGCCCGATCGCCCTCGAAAACGTAACTCTTTAATTCCAAAAGACTTAGAAACTATTATCCTGAAGGCGATTGCGTTAGACCCCAAAGAACGATACGCAGATTCTGCATCATTGGAAGAGGATCTGGACCGTTTTCTGGATGATCGAACGATTCTAGCCCGACGCACCACATCGTGGGAACAGGCCCGCAGGTGGTGCAAACGAAATCCGGTCATGTTTGGGCTGATTGCCACCGCATTGTTGTTAATGGCAACCACCACAATCGTGTCGTTCGGTGCGTATCGCCGCACTGCAAATGCCAAAGAAGAGGTGGCATCTGCACTGGCGCTGAGAGAAAAGAGCAACCAACAATTACAGCGGACCTTGCAGGAAACCAGAGAACTCCGGGATCAGGCAGAAGCATCGTCGCGCGATGCGTTCGAAGTGCTCAATCGGATTTACGAACGTCTGGCACCCAACCGAGTCTATAACTCAACCGAATTACTGCTCGATGACAGCGATGAGGACACCATTACATTGCCCACACAACCGTTTTTGAGCAAAGAACTGGTGCCTTTCATGGAAGAAATTCTGGTCTTTTATGAAGGCAGTGCCCAGCGTGGGGCAAAATACCCCCAGCTTCGACTTCAATCGGCAGAAGCCAGCCAGCGAATTGGTGATATTCGCCAGCGGATGGGCGAAGAAGCGGTCGCTGTCCCAGCTTATGTGCGAGCATTGGAGATTTATGAGGAAGAATTCATTAAAAATCCTCATCAAGTAGACCTGGGACTGAAAATGGCCCGCACGTGGAACGAGCTGGGTGTCACGTACCGCATTCTGGCAGAAATCGAGTCAATGCTGAAAGCCCACTCTGAAGCGGAAAAATTGCTAGTATCATTGGCCGATGATGCCCACCAACGGCCAGAATATCTGTTTGAGTTGGCCCGCACCTATTTCTTTCTGGCCCAGCGTGGCATACCGGGCCGAACTTCCAGTTCCGTCAGCGAACGCTTTCTTGGTTTTGGCCCACCGCACGGAGGACCAATGGGATCCCCACGTGGGCCGGGACCGGGAGGCCCAGGCGGACCGGGCAGAAAACCACCATTTGGTGGGGGATTTGGCAAAGACCGTGGACCTGGGGGCAAACCATCAGAACCGCCCCCACAGCCGTTAGATGATAATTATCTGAAAAAAGCAATTACTTTGCTGGAAGACCTGCGGGAAAAATATCCTACGGTACCGGATTACCAGCACCTGCTGGCGTGCTGCTATCGAGAGCAGCCGCCATCATTCCGCTCCCGCACCAACGATAACCAGCGAAAAGCAGTAGAGTTACTTCAGGTACTGGCAAAAAATCATCCGGATGTTTCCGATTATCAGTTCGATCTCAGCGAAACATTGGCCCGCGTTGATTCTGCACAGATCTTATTCGAAGGTTTTCGTGGTGATAATCGCAAGCGGGATCAATTGACAGAAGCTCTCAACATTTCCACGAAACTGTACCAGAACTATCCAGGAGTGCCCAAATATGCAGCACTTCATGCCCAAAATCTCAACAAGGTGGGAATGTTGCGGTTGGGCACCGATAAATCCACTACCGCTGCAGAAAAGATGATCCATGATGCTCTGACCATTCAAACAAAATTAACAGAGCAGAATCCCACGATAGCGGCAAATCAATTCTGGTTGCAAATGATCGAAAATTCTTATGTCATGGTTCTGAGCAAGCAGAAAAAATGGCCTGAAGCAAAAGCAATTCTGGAAAACGGAATTGCTAAAGCAGAAAAAGAAAGCGAAAGTGCCCAGGAGGCGAATCGCTGGTTGCTCAGTCGGCAATATTTCACACTTGGTACCGTAATGATCGCCTCAGGCGACAAAGAAGGTGCGGCAACTGCCTTTCGCAAAGCAACAGAACTGTCACCATTTGGGAAACGTCCAGACGACCGCCGTCCGACTGAGAAGAAAAATCCCCCACCGAAAAAGTAG
- a CDS encoding 3'-5' exonuclease, translating into MSDDREELPPEKEIRFLVFDIESIPDGNLIKNLRYQDTDLTDAEAVQRAQEEARETSYTSSDFLPYSQQIPICMAIILVNRVFEIAEMHVLGLPEHNTRQLTEFFWRGRTKKYRSANLVTFNGRGFDLPMMELMAFRFGLPIASYYQNRGSRYNTDDLDLYDWITNYGASRLTGGLNLLAKMIGKPGKMSIAGENVYEMYLDADYEGIQGYCLCDTLDTYFVFLRRCVLLGTITPDYEQQVVEKARAKIALEASRYPILNDYLACWADALGDQ; encoded by the coding sequence ATGAGTGATGACCGAGAGGAGCTGCCACCCGAAAAGGAAATTCGATTTCTGGTCTTCGATATTGAATCGATACCCGATGGAAACTTAATAAAGAATCTCCGGTACCAGGATACTGATCTGACCGATGCAGAAGCGGTGCAGCGTGCACAGGAAGAGGCACGCGAAACTTCGTATACCAGTTCGGACTTTTTGCCTTACTCCCAGCAGATTCCCATTTGCATGGCGATCATTCTGGTGAATCGCGTGTTTGAAATTGCTGAGATGCACGTGCTGGGGCTCCCCGAACATAACACCAGACAGTTGACCGAATTTTTCTGGCGTGGGCGAACGAAAAAGTATCGCTCAGCCAATCTGGTGACGTTCAATGGGCGGGGGTTTGATCTGCCGATGATGGAATTGATGGCGTTTCGCTTCGGCTTACCAATCGCATCCTACTACCAGAACCGTGGGTCACGTTACAACACGGACGATCTGGACCTGTATGACTGGATTACCAACTATGGTGCGTCCCGCCTGACAGGTGGGCTGAACCTGCTGGCAAAAATGATTGGCAAGCCAGGCAAAATGTCGATTGCTGGCGAAAATGTGTACGAAATGTACCTGGATGCGGATTACGAAGGGATCCAGGGGTATTGTCTGTGTGATACTCTGGATACATACTTTGTCTTTTTGCGACGGTGCGTCCTTTTGGGAACCATTACGCCAGATTATGAGCAACAGGTGGTAGAGAAAGCGCGGGCGAAAATTGCCCTGGAAGCGTCCAGGTATCCCATTCTGAATGATTACCTGGCATGCTGGGCAGATGCATTAGGTGATCAGTAA